In Thalassoglobus sp. JC818, one DNA window encodes the following:
- a CDS encoding VOC family protein has product MAEEKPLSPFHLAFPVRNLAESRKFYGEVLGLPEGRSDATWIDFDLFGHQIVAHERPHLNTKTGDERNSQVDGKAVPVPHFGVVLEMDQWKELAERLSAKGIEFIIEPYVRFEGQVGEQATMFFLDPSGNALEFKAFQDRSMLFAKD; this is encoded by the coding sequence ATGGCTGAAGAGAAACCGCTGTCTCCGTTTCACCTGGCTTTTCCGGTTCGCAATCTGGCAGAATCGAGAAAGTTCTACGGTGAAGTGTTAGGGCTGCCAGAGGGACGCAGCGATGCCACCTGGATCGACTTTGATCTATTCGGACATCAAATCGTCGCCCACGAGCGACCACACCTGAACACTAAGACTGGGGACGAGAGGAACAGTCAGGTCGACGGCAAAGCTGTCCCCGTTCCGCACTTTGGAGTAGTGCTCGAAATGGATCAATGGAAAGAACTGGCGGAACGACTCTCCGCGAAAGGCATCGAGTTCATCATCGAACCTTACGTCCGCTTCGAAGGCCAAGTCGGCGAACAAGCGACGATGTTTTTCCTCGATCCTTCAGGAAATGCATTGGAATTCAAAGCATTTCAAGATCGCTCAATGTTGTTCGCCAAAGACTGA